Genomic DNA from Gemmatimonadales bacterium:
AGCCCACCGCCTTGCTGTACGCCACGTACAGCCGCTCCAGCTCGTATGCCAGCGCTGTGCCGGGCGAAAGCGCTTCCGGCCCGATGCGCGCCACCAGCAGACCGGGGGCCACCTCCCGCACCTGCGTGGCGATGTGCAGGCGCTTGAGATCATGCACCGCCTGCTGCACCCGGACGTCGGTGGGCATCCGGTCCTCCACCCGAGCCCGAACGGGCGGCCTGCCAGAGACTGAATCGGACCCCGAGCCGCGTGAGGGGGGCGAGGGTTCCGCCGGCTCCTCGGCGACATCGATGTCGAGGCGGCGTCTGACCGGCGTCGACCGAAGGTCATCAAGTAGTACCTGGCGCTGTTCCCCCTCAGCCAGCCGGATGCGCTCACCGACTCTCTGGTCGGCACTCGAGTGGCCGGACCAGGAGGCCAGATAATAGTCTCCGGCCGGGAGGTTCTCGAACCGAAAACGCCCCTGCCGATCCGCGGTGGTCATCAGGTGAAAAGGGGCCGCTCGCGGGTCCACCGGCTCGAGCGACCGGCCGCCGACGACCTCCTCGACCCACCATTCCGTGGAATACGAGGTCACCGGAGCGAGGATCACAATCTTGCCGCGACCCGGCCTGACCTGGTCGCTCTCGATCTGGAACAGGACCTGGCCGGCGATCTCCCCGGTACCCCGTCTGGCATACGGAGCGTACTCGGTCGCGTCGAAAGCGGCCTGCCGCGGAGCGGGAGGCGGAGCGTTGGCCGCGCAGCCGGCCAGAGCAACGAGCAGGAATGGCCCGAGCGCACACGCGAGGTGAGCTGTCATGGAGACTTTAGTCTAGTCCGGGCCGGGCCGACCGCCAAGGCGCGCTCTGGCGCGTTCTCCTTCCATGCCCTACCATGGAGCATCCCCCTCAGGTCAGTAGCTTCTCGTGGATCGCGCTTTCGACTCCGGGAACGGCCTCCCGACGGCTCTCGTCATCGACGACGAGCCGGAGATACGACATTTGGTGCACCGGATCCTCGAGCCCGATATCTGCCGGGTCATCGAAGCGGGCGGCGGCGAGGAAGGGCTCCGACTGCTGCAAGCCGGCACTCCCGTGGTGGACATCGTCCTCACCGACCTGGTGATGCCCAATCTCGACGGCTGGGACGTGATCGATACTCTGAGCGAGTATCGGCCGGACCTTCCGGTGCTCGCCATTTCGGCGTACGCCGGATTGGACCAGCGGAGGCTGTCCGAGCGGCTTGGTACCCAGGCACTCGCTAAGCCTTTCGACGTCGACGCGCTCCGGCAGACCGTGTCGGCCATACTCGCCGAAACCCGGGTCATGCGCGAGCGCGCGGTGCAGATGCGGGCCTTTGCCCGGCAGGTGAGCGCCGCCGGCGCTCGGGTCCGCGAGGAGAATGGCGCCCGGCTCGCCCGGATCAGTGATCTGGTGATCGCCGCCTGGGAGATCCACGCTCTGCTGCACCCGCGGAGCTAAACCGCCGCCTCCCGGGACTCGACGGCCGGCGAGTCCCTGATCATCTTCCTGGCACTCGTGATTACAGGAGAGGCAACGGCGTGAGCGTGAATGAGCGATGGACTGCCGCCCGGCTCGACCGCCGGGCGGTGCCACGCGTGGAGTACCGGCGGACGGCGCCCGCCCTGCTCGAGCTCGAGGGCTACCGCTGTGCGGTCCGAGACCTCGGATTCGGCGGGCTTCGGGTCGAGCCCGCGCCTGCGGGACGAGTCTGGGAGTGGGATCAACTGGTCACCGGTACCCTCCAGCTTCGGACCGGCGAACGGATCGCGATTGCCGGCCGGATCGGCCGAGTCGATCGCGCCGGCCTGGCGATCTTTCCCGACGGCGACGAGTGGCCCTCCGCGGCGGCGATCATGGCGGAGCGGACCACCCTGCTCCAGCGTCACCGCGAGCGCCGGTCCGCCCCCCGCCTGCCGATTCCCGCGCCCGCCGCCGGGGTGCCCGGGCCGGGCACCCCCCTCCGTGATGTGAGCGCCACGGGACTGCGCTACACCCTGAATCCCGGCGAGCCTGCGCCTGCGACCGGCAGTCGGATCGAGGGTTCGCTCCGGGTGGATGCAGAGACCACGATCGAGGTGCGCGGCCAGGTGGTGCGGCACGCCGGCCGCGAAATCGCGGTCGCGTTCGACCCGCCCGGTCTCGATCCGGACCTCCTGCTCCTCCTGCGGCAACGATTCTTCCCCGAGGCCAGAACGGGCCACTCGCGTCTCTAGCCGCCAGGCGCGCTCAGCTCAGCTCGATTCGCACCTGCAGCGGATCGCCCTCCACGCCGAGCAGGTTCGCCAGGGTGCGGCTCCCGTGCCGGCGGAACTGCAGCGCCACACGAGAGCCTCCCACCGCCAGACCCGTGACCGTCGCCTCATT
This window encodes:
- a CDS encoding carboxypeptidase-like regulatory domain-containing protein; the protein is MTAHLACALGPFLLVALAGCAANAPPPAPRQAAFDATEYAPYARRGTGEIAGQVLFQIESDQVRPGRGKIVILAPVTSYSTEWWVEEVVGGRSLEPVDPRAAPFHLMTTADRQGRFRFENLPAGDYYLASWSGHSSADQRVGERIRLAEGEQRQVLLDDLRSTPVRRRLDIDVAEEPAEPSPPSRGSGSDSVSGRPPVRARVEDRMPTDVRVQQAVHDLKRLHIATQVREVAPGLLVARIGPEALSPGTALAYELERLYVAYSKAVGLWDRTVIELWDRRRKVGEYTSGGLLLGRE
- a CDS encoding response regulator encodes the protein MDRAFDSGNGLPTALVIDDEPEIRHLVHRILEPDICRVIEAGGGEEGLRLLQAGTPVVDIVLTDLVMPNLDGWDVIDTLSEYRPDLPVLAISAYAGLDQRRLSERLGTQALAKPFDVDALRQTVSAILAETRVMRERAVQMRAFARQVSAAGARVREENGARLARISDLVIAAWEIHALLHPRS
- a CDS encoding PilZ domain-containing protein — protein: MSVNERWTAARLDRRAVPRVEYRRTAPALLELEGYRCAVRDLGFGGLRVEPAPAGRVWEWDQLVTGTLQLRTGERIAIAGRIGRVDRAGLAIFPDGDEWPSAAAIMAERTTLLQRHRERRSAPRLPIPAPAAGVPGPGTPLRDVSATGLRYTLNPGEPAPATGSRIEGSLRVDAETTIEVRGQVVRHAGREIAVAFDPPGLDPDLLLLLRQRFFPEARTGHSRL